Proteins encoded within one genomic window of Humulus lupulus chromosome 1, drHumLupu1.1, whole genome shotgun sequence:
- the LOC133819283 gene encoding uncharacterized protein LOC133819283, with amino-acid sequence MGPTIIGTSRGYHPHIGKALPPPPLKTGEFHGPQVRARGRVPVRFFLYLVSLSFQTYYHCLTYWNCAGAMNPDLDAVLFSDGGAGAQKSKRPRIPRRSDRPSKVPRRHETTPTAQTTVSTATEPTVQVDASGSTAPISLPPTETQITVVRPSKKPSISKVQLPTDRTHIEEFLLDGAAGTEGVVLSSDVLSRVGQSFSGFDADHWDLVRKASDCNTLYDKSIELTAAALVVSAQLNYKLTNEVQTSMSLAQKSKDLELKMADELKDSKSELEKMKTRLEELEKSNAELEQAKTCLEKANAKLEEEKSATFDFMESEKARLLD; translated from the exons atgggaccaacgattatagggacctctcgaggttatcacccacatatagggaaggcactccccccgcctcctcttaagacgggggaatttcatggtccccaagttcgagctcgggggagagttccagttaggttttttctttacctggtttccctctctttccaaacttattatcattgtctaacttattggaactgcgcaggtgccatgaatcccgacctcgacgctgtgctctttagcgatgggggagctggcgcccagaagagcaaacgtccgagaataccacggaggtccgaccgaccatccaaggtACCCAGACGCCACGAGACGACCCCCACGGCCCAGACTACTGTGAGCACAGCCACGGAACCGactgtccaggttgatgcgtctggctcgaccgcgcccatctcgcttcctccgaccgaAACTCAAATAACAGTTGTTCGGCCCTCGAAGAAACCTTCTATCTCCAAGGTTCAGCTGCCGACGGACCgaactcatattgaggagttcttgctcgatggcgccgctgggacagaaggggttgtgctcagctcggatgtcctttctcgagtgggtcagagcttttctggcttcgacgccgaccactgggacctcgtgcgcaaggcctcggactgcaatactctttatgataagagtatcgaactcaccgccgcg gcccttgtcgtttcagcacagctcaactataagctgaccaacgaggtgcaaacgagcatgtctctggcccagaagtcgaaggatctcgagcttaagatggctgacgagctcaaagactcgaagtctgaacttgaaaaaatgaagacccgtctcgaggagctggagaagtCGAATGCCGAGCTTGAGCAGGCAAAGACTTgtctcgagaaggccaatgccaagctcgaagaggagaaatctgccaccttcgacttcatggagagcgagaaggcccgcctcctggactag